A genome region from Glycine max cultivar Williams 82 chromosome 5, Glycine_max_v4.0, whole genome shotgun sequence includes the following:
- the LOC100799564 gene encoding ferredoxin-thioredoxin reductase, variable chain, with the protein MSGASSTIRLSPMVSVSPNCNCSSMMVMKKTTTAVAPLWMKSKSARGGIRCEVAINAVDESTTSPESKIGARVKVKAGVKVYHVPKVAELDLTGLEGEIKQYVGLWNGKRISANLPYKVQFLTDIPARGPVKFFAHLKEDEFDYL; encoded by the coding sequence ATGAGCGGCGCCAGCAGCACTATAAGGCTATCGCCGATGGTGAGCGTGTCCCCGAATTGCAATTGCTCATCGATGATGGTGATGAAGAAGACGACGACGGCGGTGGCTCCTTTGTGGATGAAAAGCAAGAGCGCTAGGGGTGGTATTAGGTGCGAGGTGGCTATTAATGCGGTGGATGAGTCGACGACGTCACCGGAGTCGAAGATTGGAGCGCGTGTGAAGGTGAAGGCGGGTGTAAAGGTGTACCACGTCCCCAAAGTAGCCGAGCTTGACCTCACGGGTCTGGAAGGCGAGATCAAGCAGTATGTTGGCCTCTGGAACGGTAAGCGAATCTCCGCCAATCTTCCTTACAAGGTTCAGTTTCTCACCGACATCCCAGCTCGTGGTCCTGTCAAGTTTTTTGCCCACCTCAAGGAAGATGAATTCGACTATCTTTAG
- the LOC100786007 gene encoding 65-kDa microtubule-associated protein 6 isoform X3, giving the protein MIEKDSAEVDRLAKLKASRMKELVFKKRSELEEICRLTHIEPDPSIVAEKASALIDSGLVDPFELLAKIEEQIIKAKNEVLSRKEVTDRIDKWFAACEEENWLDKYNQDDNRYSVGQCNHINLKRAEHARITIGKIPAIVDNLINKTLAWEDEKKTYFLYDRASFEVL; this is encoded by the exons ATGATAGAGAAG GATTCAGCAGAAGTGGACAGGCTTGCCAAACTAAAAGCAAGCAGAATGAAAGAACTTGTTTTTAAGAAGAGGTCAGAGTTAGAGGAAATATGCAGATTGACTCATATTGAACCAGATCCAAGTATTGTGGCCGAGAAAGCTAGTGCATTAATAGATTCTG GATTGGTGGATCCTTTTGAGCTATTAGCCAAAATCGAAGAACAGATCATTAAGGCAAAAAATGAAGTTTTGAGTAGAAAAGAAGTAACAGATAGGATTGATAAGTGGTTTGCTGCATGTGAAGAGGAGAATTGGCTTGACAAATATAATCAA GATGACAACCGTTACAGTGTTGGGCAATGCAATCACATTAATCTTAAACGTGCAGAACACGCTAGAATAACTATAGGCAAAATTCCAG CTATAGTTGACAATCTTATAAACAAAACATTAGCCTGGGAAGATGAAAAGAAGACATATTTTCTATATGACAGGGCGAGCTTTGAAGTGCTGTAA
- the LOC100786007 gene encoding 65-kDa microtubule-associated protein 6 isoform X1 produces the protein MIEKDSAEVDRLAKLKASRMKELVFKKRSELEEICRLTHIEPDPSIVAEKASALIDSGLVDPFELLAKIEEQIIKAKNEVLSRKEVTDRIDKWFAACEEENWLDKYNQDDNRYSVGQCNHINLKRAEHARITIGKIPAIVDNLINKTLAWEDEKKTYFLYDRASFEVYVGVNAMQQKEEDKRDDRGKIYLSIHIWQLFVVRPQINLSVHIWGLGFINQFKYYFSIYICLAFFGFFFRDFRV, from the exons ATGATAGAGAAG GATTCAGCAGAAGTGGACAGGCTTGCCAAACTAAAAGCAAGCAGAATGAAAGAACTTGTTTTTAAGAAGAGGTCAGAGTTAGAGGAAATATGCAGATTGACTCATATTGAACCAGATCCAAGTATTGTGGCCGAGAAAGCTAGTGCATTAATAGATTCTG GATTGGTGGATCCTTTTGAGCTATTAGCCAAAATCGAAGAACAGATCATTAAGGCAAAAAATGAAGTTTTGAGTAGAAAAGAAGTAACAGATAGGATTGATAAGTGGTTTGCTGCATGTGAAGAGGAGAATTGGCTTGACAAATATAATCAA GATGACAACCGTTACAGTGTTGGGCAATGCAATCACATTAATCTTAAACGTGCAGAACACGCTAGAATAACTATAGGCAAAATTCCAG CTATAGTTGACAATCTTATAAACAAAACATTAGCCTGGGAAGATGAAAAGAAGACATATTTTCTATATGACAGGGCGAGCTTTGAA GTATATGTGGGTGTCAATGCCATGCAACAGAAAGAGGAAGATAAGAGAGACGACAGAGGGAAAATTTACTTGTCTATACACATTTGGCAATTATTTGTTGTTCGTCCACAAATTAACTTGTCTGTACACATTTGGGGCTTGGGGTTcattaatcaattcaaatactattttagtatatatatatgtttagcgttttttggttttttttttagagattttagggtttag
- the LOC102664979 gene encoding uncharacterized protein, with amino-acid sequence MASNDDESVLDPWAFILELSHISPSQEQILATAPFVGAVQDTATSASHDIDMLPLPDSVPEDVFHTPEEASLPTSPSENHCVVNYAFIDVDDVDAWFELGKDSELGSSDVHVEEVNGEEMGNLETLSGDVSISVSESAEGPKSSDGVVESPGKKKSEQGKNKSAVSGEQKTDKEAGPGLRRVLPPSTAASTPMTETGSGRSGNGGGGAKRKFLDAFFAAVKAFSELQSTVEELNEDHKEAGPELRRVLPPSITGSTAKTGSGRSGNGGGGEKRKAFDVFALLKAFSKLESTVEENNDDHRTLLDVARAKGVTFPRPRWWPEGDNFDPPPPQ; translated from the coding sequence ATGGCTTCCAACGATGATGAGTCCGTTCTCGATCCCTGGGCCTTCATTTTGGAGTTGTCTCACATATCTCCATCCCAAGAACAAATCTTGGCCACTGCTCCATTTGTCGGAGCAGTACAGGACACCGCCACCTCCGCCTCCCATGACATCGACATGCTGCCGTTGCCGGACTCCGTCCCCGAAGACGTATTCCACACGCCGGAGGAGGCCTCGCTTCCCACCTCCCCCTCCGAAAACCATTGCGTCGTTAATTACGCCTTCATCGACGTGGATGATGTGGATGCTTGGTTCGAATTGGGGAAGGATTCCGAGTTAGGGTCTTCGGATGTTCACGTGGAAGAAGTTAACGGAGAGGAAATGGGAAATTTAGAAACCCTTAGTGGGGATGTGAGCATTAGCGTGTCTGAATCTGCTGAGGGGCCCAAGTCAAGTGATGGGGTTGTGGAATCGCCGGGGAAGAAGAAGAGTGAGCAGGGTAAGAACAAAAGTGCCGTTTCTGGAGAGCAGAAGACTGATAAGGAAGCAGGGCCAGGGCTGCGTCGGGTGTTGCCACCCTCCACTGCAGCGTCGACGCCGATGACTGAAACGGGAAGTGGAAGAAGTGGGAACGGTGGGGGTGGGGCGAAAAGGAAGTTTTTGGATGCTTTTTTTGCTGCGGTTAAAGCTTTCTCAGAGTTACAGAGCACTGTTGAAGAACTTAACGAAGACCATAAGGAAGCAGGGCCAGAGCTGCGTCGGGTGTTGCCACCCTCAATTACAGGGTCGACGGCTAAAACGGGAAGTGGAAGAAGTGGGAACGGTGGGGGTGGGGAGAAAAGGAAAGCTTTTGATGTTTTTGCTTTGCTTAAAGCTTTCTCAAAGTTAGAGAGCACTGTTGAAGAAAATAACGATGACCATCGCACCCTGTTGGATGTGGCAAGAGCTAAGGGTGTTACCTTTCCTCGGCCAAGGTGGTGGCCGGAGGGGGATAACTTTGACCCGCCGCCACCACAATAG
- the LOC100800104 gene encoding sphingoid long-chain bases kinase 1, with protein MRDMHRNSTGSTNNNTNKIPSALRLSSPQQSLRRLGLCSQIATGEHSSPIVFPEKRGKVKASRKTSVPTTIRPDDQDITKNFEHRIDIAGAGGGDEKSDLLGYVVFSGKLILDKRKLATNDNADAQQTSEITNQDAVDAKLTSKAMAWGSQVLHLDDVISVSYNAGLRHFTVHSYPLKKASCGLSCFIKSRRSRKDFRFVASSIEEALQWVGGFADQHCFVNCLPHPLLSSKKQASSELLHTDTPPELLFRCKTPPKMLVILNPRSGRGRSSKVFHGIVEPIFKLAGFRLEVVKTTSAGHARNLASSVDISSCPDGIICVGGDGIINEVLNGLLSRDNQKEGISIPIGIIPAGSDNSLVWTVLGVRDPVSAAMAIVKGGLTATDVFAVEWIQTNKIHYGLTVSYYGFVGDVLELSEKYQKRFGPLRYFVAGFFKFLCLPRYNYEVEYLPASKTEREGKLSGEKEVVDMSDLYTDIMSRSNKDGMPRASSLSSIDSIMTPSHISGVDLDTCSSTHASTEPSELVRGLDPKSKRLSSGRGNVIAEPEVIHPQLPLSTTPNWPRTRSKSRNDKGWTGLTTTHDTSRRGNTVTNDREDISSTLSDPGPIWDAEPKWDAEPSNWDVENPIELPGPSDDTEIGSAKEVVPRFGDKWVASKGQFLGILVCNHACRTVQSSQVVAPKAEHDDNTLDLLLVHGSGRLRLLRFFLLLQMGRHLSLPYVEYVKVKSVRIKPGKHTHNGCGIDGELFPLNGQVISSLLPEQCRLIGRFRI; from the exons ATGAGAGATATGCACCGGAATTCTACTGGTAGTACTAATAACAACACTAATAAGATACCATCGGCACTGAGGCTGTCCTCACCTCAACAATCTCTAAGACGCTTGGGATTGTGTTCCCAGATAGCAACGGGGGAGCACTCTTCTCCTATTGTCTTCCCTGAAAAACGTGGCAAAGTCAAGGCTTCCAGGAAGACCAGTGTCCCCACTACCATTCGTCCAGATGATCAGGACATAACCAAGAATTTTGAGCATAGGATTGACATTGCAGGAGCTGGAGGAGGAGATGAGAAGTCTGATTTGTTAGGATATGTCGTTTTCTCTGGAAAACTCATTTTGGATAAGAGAAAACTTGCTACAAATGATAATGCTGATGCCCAACAAACTTCGGAGATTACCAACCAAGATGCTGTAGATGCCAAACTAACAAGCAAGGCCATGGCTTGGGGATCCCAAGTGCTGCATCTTGATGATGTTATCTCG GTTTCTTATAATGCTGGTCTCAGACATTTCACAGTGCACTCCTACCCATTGAAAAAAGCTTCATGTGGGCTTTCTTGCTTTATAAAATCTCGACGAAGTCGCAAGGACTTTCGCTTTGTAGCTTCTAGCATAGAAGAAGCACTTCAATGGGTTGGTGGATTTGCAGATCAACACTGTTTCGTGAATTGTCTTCCTCACCCTTTACTGTCTTCAAAGAAGCAAGCATCCTCAGAATTACTTCATACAGATACCCCTCCTGAATTGCTCTTTAGATGTAAAACTCCACCTAAGATGCTTGTAATTTTAAACCCACGATCAGGTCGGGGTCGTTCAAGTAAAGTTTTCCATGGCATTGTGGAACCCATATTCAAG CTTGCTGGGTTTAGATTGGAGGTAGTCAAAACAACATCTGCTGGTCATGCGAGAAATCTTGCATCAAGTGTAGACATCAGCTCTTGCCCTGATG GAATTATCTGTGTTGGTGGTGATGGGATAATCAATGAG GTTCTTAATGGTCTCCTTAGTAGAGACAATCAAAAGGAAGGAATATCTATACCAATTGGAATTATACCGGCTGGTTCTGATAACTCGTTGGTATGGACTGTTCTTGGAGTTAGAGATCCAGTTTCTGCAGCAATGGCTATTGTAAAG GGTGGTCTTACTGCTACAGATGTCTTTGCTGTTGAATGGATTCAGACTAATAAAATTCACTATGGATTAACAGTCTCATATTATGGTTTTGTTGGTGATG tGTTGGAACTTTCTGAAAAATATCAGAAGCGCTTTGGCCCGCTGCGGTATTTTGTTGCTGGATTCTTCAAGTTCCTATGCTTACCACGCTACAACTATGAAGTTGAATATCTTCCAGCTTCAAAGACTGAGAGAGAAGGAAAGCTTTCTGGTGAAAAGGAAGTAGTTGACATGTCAGATCTGTATACTGACATCATGAGCAGATCAAATAAGGATGGAATGCCCAGAGCATCTAGTCTTTCTAGTATTGACTCAATAATGACTCCAAGTCATATATCTGGTGTAGACCTGGATACCTGTAGTAGTACCCATGCTAGCACTGAACCTTCTGAATTGGTGCGTGGCTTAGATCCAAAGTCCAAACGCCTATCGTCTGGAAGGGGCAATGTAATAGCAGAGCCAGAAGTTATCCATCCGCAGCTGCCTCTGTCAACAACTCCAAACTGGCCAAGAACCAGATCTAAGTCAAGGAATGATAAAGGATGGACTGGATTGACCACAACACATGATACCTCTAGACGGGGAAATACTGTGACAAATGATAGAGAGGATATATCATCAACACTGTCTGATCCAGGTCCTATCTGGGATGCTGAACCAAAATGGGATGCTGAACCTAGTAATTGGGATGTGGAAAATCCAATTGAGTTGCCAGGACCATCAGATGACACAGAAATAGGATCTGCAAAGGAGGTTGTGCCCCGTTTTGGAGATAAATGGGTTGCGTCAAAGGGACAATTTCTTGGCATTCTGGTTTGCAACCATGCATGTAGAACTGTTCAGAGCTCTCAGGTGGTTGCTCCCAAAGCTGAGCACGATGATAACACACTAGATTTGCTCTTGGTTCATGGGAGTGGAAGGCTGAGGCTGTTGAGATTTTTCTTACTCCTACAAATGGGTCGACATCTTTCACTGCCATATGTTGAATATGTCAAG GTAAAGTCTGTGAGGATAAAGCCTGGGAAGCACACTCACAATGGATGTGGTATTGATGGGGAGCTTTTCCCACTCAATGGACAAGTAATTTCTTCTTTGCTTCCAGAACAGTGCCGGCTTATTGGTCGCTTTCGTATATGA
- the LOC100786007 gene encoding 65-kDa microtubule-associated protein 6 isoform X2 has protein sequence MIEKDSAEVDRLAKLKASRMKELVFKKRSELEEICRLTHIEPDPSIVAEKASALIDSGLVDPFELLAKIEEQIIKAKNEVLSRKEVTDRIDKWFAACEEENWLDKYNQDDNRYSVGQCNHINLKRAEHARITIGKIPAIVDNLINKTLAWEDEKKTYFLYDRASFEVLYMWVSMPCNRKRKIRETTEGKFTCLYTFGNYLLFVHKLTCLYTFGAWGSLINSNTILVYIYV, from the exons ATGATAGAGAAG GATTCAGCAGAAGTGGACAGGCTTGCCAAACTAAAAGCAAGCAGAATGAAAGAACTTGTTTTTAAGAAGAGGTCAGAGTTAGAGGAAATATGCAGATTGACTCATATTGAACCAGATCCAAGTATTGTGGCCGAGAAAGCTAGTGCATTAATAGATTCTG GATTGGTGGATCCTTTTGAGCTATTAGCCAAAATCGAAGAACAGATCATTAAGGCAAAAAATGAAGTTTTGAGTAGAAAAGAAGTAACAGATAGGATTGATAAGTGGTTTGCTGCATGTGAAGAGGAGAATTGGCTTGACAAATATAATCAA GATGACAACCGTTACAGTGTTGGGCAATGCAATCACATTAATCTTAAACGTGCAGAACACGCTAGAATAACTATAGGCAAAATTCCAG CTATAGTTGACAATCTTATAAACAAAACATTAGCCTGGGAAGATGAAAAGAAGACATATTTTCTATATGACAGGGCGAGCTTTGAAGTGCT GTATATGTGGGTGTCAATGCCATGCAACAGAAAGAGGAAGATAAGAGAGACGACAGAGGGAAAATTTACTTGTCTATACACATTTGGCAATTATTTGTTGTTCGTCCACAAATTAACTTGTCTGTACACATTTGGGGCTTGGGGTTcattaatcaattcaaatactattttagtatatatatatgtttag